The following nucleotide sequence is from Pseudonocardia abyssalis.
GCCGGTCGTCGGTGGCCCCCACCGGCAGCTCGACGAGCCGGGCCGCCCGCGACTCGCCGACCGTCGCGGCGTGCGGGCCGTCGGGGCAGGCGGGGTCGGGTGCGGTGGGGTCGCAGCCGAAGCGGCAGCCCGGCACCACCTGCAACGCGGGCAGCAGCGCGGCCAGCGCGCGCACGGCCGTCGACTTCGCGGTGCCCTTCTCCCCCCGCACCAGCACCCCGCCGACGCCCGGGTGCACGGCGTTGAGCAGGAGCGCGAGGCGGAGGTCGTCGTGGCCGACGACGGCGGAGAACGGGAACTGCGGGGAGGTCACGAGGGGGACACTGCCAGACCGGAGGTCACCGTCGGGAGGTCCCGTGCCGCACCGTGACTGATCACATGTTCAAGTGAGCCGATATCGAGATTCTGTTCGACGAGGTCGCCGAGCAGGTCGAGCTGGCGTTCGCGCTCGTCGGCGAAGCAGGTGTCGGGGGCGGCGACGAACCCCGCGCGGCCCACCCGCTCCAGCAGGCGGCGACGGAACCCGTCGTTCTCCAGAAGGCCGTGCCAGTGGGTGCCCCACACGGTGCCGGTGTCCGAACCCTCCGAGGAGTCGATCAGGCCGGGGTCGCCGGACCGCACCACGCGCCCGTGGTGGATCTCGTACCCGCGCACCGGCTCGCCCCAGGCCGTGCCCACGGGGTTGCCGAGGTGCTTGTCGACGTCGAACTCGATCTCCAGGTCCAGCAGGCCCAGCCCCTCCGCGTCGCCGGACTCCACCCCGTGCGGGTCGGCGATCCGCCGCCCGAGCATCTGGTAGCCGCCGCAGACCCCGAGCACCGGACGCCCCGCGCGGGCGTGGGCGAGCACCCCGTCGGCCAGGCCGGACGACCGCAGCCAGGCCAGGTCCGACACCGTCGACTTCGACCCCGGCAGGACGACCAGGTCGACGTCGGCCAGGCGCGAGGCCTCCGTGACGTACCGCACGGCGACACCCGGCTCGCAGGCCAGCGCCTCGGCGTCGGTGGCATTGGAGATCCGCGGGAACCGGACGACGGCGACGCGCAGCCACGCCGACCCGTGCGGCGGTGCGGGGCGCCCGAGCACGCCGTCGGAGACGACGGAGAGCGAGTCCTCGGCGTCGAGCCACAACCCGTCGGCCCACGGGACGACCCCGAACGTCGGGCGGCCGGTGAGCGCGCGGAGCTGGTCG
It contains:
- a CDS encoding cobyric acid synthase, with the translated sequence MRGGLLVAGTTSDAGKSALVAGICRMLARRGVRVAPFKAQNMSNNSVVTPDGGEIGRAQAMQAHACGLAPSTAFNPVLLKPGSDRSSQVVVLGRVDGTVSARSYRSRKAALLEVVVDTLTDLRRRYDVVVCEGAGSPAEINLRRSDIANMGLAQAADLPVVVVGDIDRGGVLAHLFGTVAVLDAADQARIAGFVINKFRGDPSLLAPGLDQLRALTGRPTFGVVPWADGLWLDAEDSLSVVSDGVLGRPAPPHGSAWLRVAVVRFPRISNATDAEALACEPGVAVRYVTEASRLADVDLVVLPGSKSTVSDLAWLRSSGLADGVLAHARAGRPVLGVCGGYQMLGRRIADPHGVESGDAEGLGLLDLEIEFDVDKHLGNPVGTAWGEPVRGYEIHHGRVVRSGDPGLIDSSEGSDTGTVWGTHWHGLLENDGFRRRLLERVGRAGFVAAPDTCFADERERQLDLLGDLVEQNLDIGSLEHVISHGAARDLPTVTSGLAVSPS